From one Pseudoliparis swirei isolate HS2019 ecotype Mariana Trench chromosome 5, NWPU_hadal_v1, whole genome shotgun sequence genomic stretch:
- the nmu gene encoding neuromedin-U isoform X6: protein MRTFQTQSQAARRGASRGSVSPLSATGAALTALLLLAVPRCSSAPAKLPRAPTDPQQLLSRIDAVCSSYFFADLKFWASDVLGALCVSMLVQKSKELKGQENSKRHIWL from the exons atgagGACTTTCCAGACCCAGAGCCAGGCGGCGCGGCGCGGAGCCTCCCGCGGCAGCGTGAGCCCCCTCAGCGCCACCGGCGCCGCCCTCACGGCGCTGCTGCTCCTCGCCGTGCCCCGCTGCAGCA GTGCTCCGGCAAAACTTCCTCGCGCCCCAACAGACCCTCAGCAGCTGCTCAGCCGG ATAGACGCCGTGTGCTCCTCCTACTTCTTTGCAGACCTCAAGTTCTGG GCCTCTGATGTTTTAGGGGCCCTCTGTGTCTCCATGCTGGTTCAGAAGTCAAAG GAGCTGAAAGGGCAGGAAAACAGTAAACGG CACATCTGGCTGTAA
- the nmu gene encoding neuromedin-U isoform X2, which produces MRTFQTQSQAARRGASRGSVSPLSATGAALTALLLLAVPRCSSAPAKLPRAPTDPQQLLSRIDAVCSSYFFADLKFWASDVLGALCVSMLVQKSKELKGQENSKRVEGRRQREISMKRHNEGVFCFKPINQ; this is translated from the exons atgagGACTTTCCAGACCCAGAGCCAGGCGGCGCGGCGCGGAGCCTCCCGCGGCAGCGTGAGCCCCCTCAGCGCCACCGGCGCCGCCCTCACGGCGCTGCTGCTCCTCGCCGTGCCCCGCTGCAGCA GTGCTCCGGCAAAACTTCCTCGCGCCCCAACAGACCCTCAGCAGCTGCTCAGCCGG ATAGACGCCGTGTGCTCCTCCTACTTCTTTGCAGACCTCAAGTTCTGG GCCTCTGATGTTTTAGGGGCCCTCTGTGTCTCCATGCTGGTTCAGAAGTCAAAG GAGCTGAAAGGGCAGGAAAACAGTAAACGG gtggaggggagacgtCAGAGGGAAATAAGTATGAAAAGACACAATGAAGGTGTTTTTTGCTTCAAACCAATAAACCAATAA
- the nmu gene encoding neuromedin-U isoform X3 codes for MRTFQTQSQAARRGASRGSVSPLSATGAALTALLLLAVPRCSSAPAKLPRAPTDPQQLLSRIDAVCSSYFFADLKFWASDVLGALCVSMLVQKSKELKGQENSKRVEGRRQREISMKRHNEGGRAV; via the exons atgagGACTTTCCAGACCCAGAGCCAGGCGGCGCGGCGCGGAGCCTCCCGCGGCAGCGTGAGCCCCCTCAGCGCCACCGGCGCCGCCCTCACGGCGCTGCTGCTCCTCGCCGTGCCCCGCTGCAGCA GTGCTCCGGCAAAACTTCCTCGCGCCCCAACAGACCCTCAGCAGCTGCTCAGCCGG ATAGACGCCGTGTGCTCCTCCTACTTCTTTGCAGACCTCAAGTTCTGG GCCTCTGATGTTTTAGGGGCCCTCTGTGTCTCCATGCTGGTTCAGAAGTCAAAG GAGCTGAAAGGGCAGGAAAACAGTAAACGG gtggaggggagacgtCAGAGGGAAATAAGTATGAAAAGACACAATGAAG GAGGGCGTGCTGTGTAA
- the tmem165 gene encoding transmembrane protein 165 codes for MMRLGLAGGDRRADRSVTRRFFLLAAAASLLLLSVGAVPEEHKPAPEQPQPEKSSSPHPIGPVVSEDVPSGKGDLGFIHAFVASISVIIVSELGDKTFFIAAIMAMRYNRLTVLTGAMLALGLMTCLSVLFGYATTIIPRIYTYYVSTALFAIFGVRMLREGLRMSPDEGQEELEEVQAEIKKKDEEFQRSKLVNGGPDVEAGSGAAAPRWKWHGFISPIFIQALTLTFLAEWGDRSQLTTIILAAREDPLGVAMGGTLGHCLCTGLAVVGGRMIAQKISVRTVTIIGGIVFLAFAFSALFIKSDAGF; via the exons ATGATGCGTCTCGGGCTCGCCGGAGGAGACCGACGGGCTGACAGAAGTGTGACGCGACGCTTCTTTctgctcgccgccgccgcctcgttGTTATTGTTGTCGGTCGGTGCCGTACCGGAGGAGCACAAACCGGCGCCGGAGCAGCCCCAACCGGAG AAATCCTCGAGTCCCCACCCGATCGGCCCGGTGGTTTCTGAAGATGTCCCCTCCGGCAAAGGAGACCTGGGCTTCATCCACGCCTTCGTGGCCTCCATCTCCGTCATCATCGTCTCTGAGTTGGGCGACAAGACGTTTTTCATCGCGGCCATCATGGCCATGCGGTACAACCGCCTCACCGTGCTGACGGGCGCCATGCTGGCTCTGGGCCTCATGACGTGTCTTTCTG TGCTGTTTGGCTACgccaccaccatcatcccgAGGATCTACACCTACTACGTGTCCACCGCTCTGTTCGCTATCTTCGGCGTGCGCATGCTGAGGGAGGGGCTGAGGATGAGTCCCGACGAGgggcaggaggagctggaggaggtgcaggccGAGATCAAGAAGAAGGACGAGGAG TTCCAGCGCTCCAAGCTGGTGAACGGCGGTCCGGACGTGGAGGCCGGCTCCGGCGCCGCCGCGCCTCGTTGGAAGTGGCATGGCTTCATCTCGCCCATCTTCATCCAGGCGCTCACCCTCACCTTCCTCGCCGAGTGGGGCGACCGCTCGCAGCTCACCACCATCATCCTGGCCGCCCGCGAG GACCCGCTGGGCGTCGCCATGGGGGGAACGCTCGGCCACTGCCTGTGCACCGGGCTGGCCGTGGTCGGGGGGAGGATGATCGCCCAGAAGATCTCCGTCAGAACCG tcACGATCATCGGAGGCATTGTGTTCCTGGCCTTCGCCTTCTCCGCCCTCTTCATCAAGTCGGACGCCGGATTCTAA
- the nmu gene encoding neuromedin-U isoform X4 translates to MRTFQTQSQAARRGASRGSVSPLSATGAALTALLLLAVPRCSSAPAKLPRAPTDPQQLLSRIDAVCSSYFFADLKFWASDVLGALCVSMLVQKSKELKGQENSKREGVLCNDEALEALTCHLIAQ, encoded by the exons atgagGACTTTCCAGACCCAGAGCCAGGCGGCGCGGCGCGGAGCCTCCCGCGGCAGCGTGAGCCCCCTCAGCGCCACCGGCGCCGCCCTCACGGCGCTGCTGCTCCTCGCCGTGCCCCGCTGCAGCA GTGCTCCGGCAAAACTTCCTCGCGCCCCAACAGACCCTCAGCAGCTGCTCAGCCGG ATAGACGCCGTGTGCTCCTCCTACTTCTTTGCAGACCTCAAGTTCTGG GCCTCTGATGTTTTAGGGGCCCTCTGTGTCTCCATGCTGGTTCAGAAGTCAAAG GAGCTGAAAGGGCAGGAAAACAGTAAACGG GAGGGCGTGCTGTGTAACGATGAGGCTTTAGAAGCGCTCACTTGTCACCTGATTGCGCAATAA
- the nmu gene encoding neuromedin-U isoform X1: protein MRTFQTQSQAARRGASRGSVSPLSATGAALTALLLLAVPRCSSAPAKLPRAPTDPQQLLSRIDAVCSSYFFADLKFWASDVLGALCVSMLVQKSKELKGQENSKRADLQGPGGIQSRGYFLYRPRNGRRSLEYE from the exons atgagGACTTTCCAGACCCAGAGCCAGGCGGCGCGGCGCGGAGCCTCCCGCGGCAGCGTGAGCCCCCTCAGCGCCACCGGCGCCGCCCTCACGGCGCTGCTGCTCCTCGCCGTGCCCCGCTGCAGCA GTGCTCCGGCAAAACTTCCTCGCGCCCCAACAGACCCTCAGCAGCTGCTCAGCCGG ATAGACGCCGTGTGCTCCTCCTACTTCTTTGCAGACCTCAAGTTCTGG GCCTCTGATGTTTTAGGGGCCCTCTGTGTCTCCATGCTGGTTCAGAAGTCAAAG GAGCTGAAAGGGCAGGAAAACAGTAAACGG GCGGACCTCCAGGGACCCGGAGGGATCCAGAGCAGAGGGTACTTCCTCTACCGG CCAAGAAATGGAAGACGGTCCCTAGAATATGAGTAG
- the nmu gene encoding neuromedin-U isoform X5, with amino-acid sequence MRTFQTQSQAARRGASRGSVSPLSATGAALTALLLLAVPRCSSAPAKLPRAPTDPQQLLSRIDAVCSSYFFADLKFWASDVLGALCVSMLVQKSKELKGQENSKRVEGRRQREIRGRAV; translated from the exons atgagGACTTTCCAGACCCAGAGCCAGGCGGCGCGGCGCGGAGCCTCCCGCGGCAGCGTGAGCCCCCTCAGCGCCACCGGCGCCGCCCTCACGGCGCTGCTGCTCCTCGCCGTGCCCCGCTGCAGCA GTGCTCCGGCAAAACTTCCTCGCGCCCCAACAGACCCTCAGCAGCTGCTCAGCCGG ATAGACGCCGTGTGCTCCTCCTACTTCTTTGCAGACCTCAAGTTCTGG GCCTCTGATGTTTTAGGGGCCCTCTGTGTCTCCATGCTGGTTCAGAAGTCAAAG GAGCTGAAAGGGCAGGAAAACAGTAAACGG gtggaggggagacgtCAGAGGGAAATAA GAGGGCGTGCTGTGTAA